The following coding sequences are from one Eucalyptus grandis isolate ANBG69807.140 chromosome 11, ASM1654582v1, whole genome shotgun sequence window:
- the LOC120289747 gene encoding uncharacterized protein LOC120289747 codes for MAQSGKIGGSAMDGEPRQVAGLIDLETGNWNEHLIKALFDDQKVQDILATPIGMPNEEDRLVWEKTKTKIYTVQSGYYANRDNPPNKKAQVGTPSYQAAIATSSHQPKPALRKFIWQSNSLPKVKHFLWNACHNAIPTMENLYRRKIVPDPLCPICKKEAETVEHTLLLCSWMTRIWKAAPAHQSVKNKVNQIRQLAQTIFKAEALHESYSIWNNTKKGEQHSETIPQRWKPPSPDSLKINIDASFLPSSDAETETRGYRGGRENRGAIACLCRDSRGRVVDGFAKLVAASTAEQAEAIALLETLIFLSNRTHLSLEVVSDCLPLMHSCNTLEDFSWEAKSAVGRAKTKLKLFRAISLAHCNRESNRPADWLAKACRNNTLPHNWLQNPPPALFDLLCADAFNVFSPHMT; via the exons ATGGCTCAAAGCGGAAAGATTGGCGGCTCGGCTATGGATGGGGAACCAAGGCAGGTGGCTGGTCTCATAGATCTAGAGACTGGAAATTGGAATGAACATTTGATAAAAGCATTGTTTGACGACCAAAAAGTCCAAGACATATTAGCAACACCAATCGGAATGCCTAATGAAGAGGATAGACTGGTATGGGAGAAGACCAAAACAAAGATATACACAGTTCAAAGCGGATACTATGCCAACAGAGACAATCCACCAAACAAAAAAGCACAAGTAGGCACTCCATCATATCAAGCAGCCATCGCAACTTCTTCGCATCAGCCAAAACCAGCATTACGGAAGTTTATATGGCAATCAAATAGCCTACCCAAGGTTAAACATTTTCTATGGAATGCATGCCACAACGCAATACCCACAATGGAAAATTTATACAGGCGGAAAATAGTACCTGATCCGCTGTGCCCTATTTGCAAAAAGGAAGCTGAAACAGTCGAACACACCCTGCTGTTATGCTCCTGGATGACAAGGATTTGGAAAGCCGCCCCTGCACATCAAAGTGTCAAGAATAAGGTTAACCAGATTCGACAACTGGCT CAAACGATTTTCAAAGCCGAGGCTTTACACGAGAGCTACTCCATTTGGAACAACACAAAGAAAGGAGAGCAACATAGCGAAACCATACCTCAACGATGGAAGCCCCCATCCCCTGATTCGCTGAAAATCAACATTGATGCCTCTTTTCTCCCAAGCAGCGACGCCGAAACAGAAACAAGAGGATATAGGGGAGGACGCGAGAACAGAGGAGCCATAGCCTGCTTGTGCCGCGACTCCAGGGGACGGGTTGTTGATGGATTCGCGAAACTGGTGGCTGCGTCCACGGCAGAACAGGCGGAGGCCATTGCCCTCctcgaaaccctaattttcctCTCTAACCGAACTCACCTTTCACTGGAAGTGGTATCCGATTGTCTCCCCCTCATGCACAGTTGCAACACTTTGGAAGACTTCAGTTGGGAAGCGAAGTCTGCTGTGGGTCGGGCCAAAACAAAACTGAAGCTGTTTCGGGCCATTTCCTTGGCCCATTGCAACAGAGAATCCAACCGGCCTGCGGATTGGTTGGCGAAAGCGTGCAGGAACAATACTCTTCCACATAATTGGCTTCAGAATCCCCCACCTGCCCTGTTTGATTTACTATGTGCTGATGCTTTTAATGTATTTTCTCCACATATGACTTAG